DNA from Rhipicephalus sanguineus isolate Rsan-2018 chromosome 11, BIME_Rsan_1.4, whole genome shotgun sequence:
ACCTCACGGTGCGATGGTTGGCACGGCGGGCGCTGAGGTGCAGAGGCAGGAGGCGGGCGAAAGGGGAAGCGTAGTGGAGTGCATCTCGATGAGCGACGCCATGACGGCGCTGAAGCTTGACGGCGCAGGTACGGCTACGAGCAGTACGACTACGATCCGCATCAGAGACGCAATGCTCCGTGCAGGGATGGTCAGCCTGCTCAGCGGACAGCTTGCGCTCAAATCACGATGCTCGGCGCCAGCCTGACCATAAGCCAAACCACGCTTGTTGCTGCGCTGAGGAGCTGACCGTGGAGACGCCTCGCCGGGATCAGCGATGCTCTCGGCAAGGAATAGAACAGCAGGCCAGGCCACGCTGTAAGATGTAGTACTCGTGCTGGCAACGCCAGGTATTGGTTGGGCGGCATCAGCACGGATGGCCGCGTTCCCTGGCTGGAACCCTGATCGCTGGCGTCCGACGCTTCAGTCCGCTGTCTTGCGTCTGCCCTGCTTCGGCTCGTGGACGTCCATGGGCCACCATAGGTCATCAGCTGATTGGCTGGCCTCACGAGCAGAAATGGCTCCATATTGCACTAGTCCGGCGCTGCACCTTCGTCGTCGTTCACACATTTTTGTTCCATTCCTCACAGTGGCCATGGCGCTAGCATCTGGGGAGCCAAGGGCGAAGGTGGTAGCAAACGCGGAAACGTTTATAGTGTCACTGGGATcacgaatacacgagagagacagaAGCGAGTATacttacaatatttacaagcaatTCTGCCACTGAATGGCTACCAGCATCTCGCGCGCCattcttctttgtctcttcgtctccatcggcgtgctcatgcagaatgcctcgtaacatcaccccGGGTGGACGGAGCGCGGTCACGTCGCCTTGTAAGGCATTCAGGACTGGCAGTGCAGTAGCGCTTGATACGCGACACATCaacgacatcagtaggtggtgCAGCAGAAGGATTGCGGATGGACGGGAGTGATGTAGTCAACGTCGGTGACCTTGCGGATAACAttgtagggccctgtgtatcGAGGGAGGAGCTCCTCGCACAAGCCAtcgcgtcgatacggcgtccagagtaggacaagagattcagGAGGGTAGTCGACGGCGTGGTGCCGGTTATCGTAGCGCGCTTTTTGCAAGCCCTAGACACACAGAACCTAGTGTGGGCGATTCGCCGAGCCACGCGGGCGTGAGAAGCGACGTCCTCAGCATACACGGTTGGTACGATTGGATCAGAAGGAAGGAGCGTTGCGAATGGCAACGTACGGTCGTGGCCGTACAGAAAAAATAACGGCGAATATCCGGCGGTTTCAAGCGTGAATGAATTATAAGCAAAAGTAACGTAGGGAAGAGTTCTgtcccaatcacggtggtcagCAGGGACGTAAAATCGCAACATATCCGTGAGAGTtcggttgaggcgctcggtaagaccgttagtctgcggatggtaggctgtattaaaggggtcatgaagcaccccttgggctgattgaaaaaacacatcctgcggaaagctgacacggctatgaactgctctgccaaatattacagtcgtgcgcgccgcgtaatggccacaagcggagcgcgaagttgtcgtttccccaggcaccctcttttcaaacagaggccggttctcactctcgtcggtgggcggggcgtctgtccgctgtacgtcgaaagagacatagcatgcttattggccgatagccgacgtaaatcgagagcggcgttcggatcagatgcgcttcttgccgcggggtgccgccacttgccggcgccgcactcctcagtacacggtagccgcactcgcgcaagcgaatcacagcgggagagcgatcgcgtttcattacgcgcactggcgtaacttctttcccccatgccatccctccctgtctagcttccagtgcgctcgccggcacgagaaaagagagaaagcgctgggagcgtgcgccaaacccccgtaactccgctgattcttgacggattcgagaaatttttgcggcaatcgattcgggaggcagtacactccgatactgaggccattagatcattacttggaaaagtggttcatgacccttttaagttgatgttcggtagagcagctacAGAGAATTTTGTCGATGACTTGCGAAGAAGCAGTGGCCACGATCCGTAAGAATCTGGCGTGGAGCGCCGTGTCGAAGAATGACGTCattgagcagaaagtccgcgacatctgtagcgcagctagttggcaaGGCGCCGTGTATAGGCGTACCTGGTTGCATAATCGGTTGCGGCAGCAATCCATTTGCTACCTGACACGAGCGTACCTGCGTCGCGGAATAACTAGCAAATATCCCGGACCATCAGGCTTCATTCTGTGGCGTTACAGAACGTCATCGCGCAGGAAATACtggcggagagaagggtcggaacgTCCCGAGGAGACTTGCTGAATGACCATCTTGAGGTTTGAATCCCGACGCTGTTCAGTGCCGATGTCGCATAAATCAGATATGGTGAGTACACAAGAATCATTGTCATCGTCGGCGAGTTAGCAGGGTCCACTGGATGACGCGCGacaatcggcgtcttggtgcagcCTGCCAGATTTGTAAGTTATGCCGAAAGAATAGTCCTGCAGACCTAGAGCCCAGCGACGAAGGCAACCAGTCGGGTCCTTCAGCGATTACAGCCAACAGAGGACGTGGCGGTCGGTAATGAACGAGAGCTCATCGCCATACAAGTAGAGGAaaattttgcgacagcccagaccaacgcGACATTCGCGCTCCATGATAGAATATTCCCGCTCAGATGTGGacagaaggcggctggcgtacgcaataagacgcgtttgcccccccccccttcctgctgTTGGACGAGGACAGCACTGATTCCATGCCCCCTGGCATCTGTGCGCTCCTCAGCAGTCGCTGACGGGTCAAAGTGGGCGAGTATTGGCGGTGAAGTAAGCAAGTGGATCAGCGTCGAGAACGCAGCTGGTAGGTCCTGGCCCTATGAGAACGGCACGTCTTTTTTGAGTGAACGGTtgggcaatggtggcgaaattgcgtataaaaCGTCGGAAGTACGAGCATGCGCCAagaaaactccgaacatctttactATAAGaaagcacagggaagtgcttaaCAGTGCTAATCATGTCAGCGTCGGGTTGTACACCAGTAGCATGTGATCGATGAAAAacgcggcagatcccacgcactgtgggaatcgatgtaatgcgaagcagccagcaaagagctgcatacatcgccttgtttgtctgtgAGCCAAAAGAAATATTTCAAGCCATGGCATCTAGTTTACCATAtattgcatgtttgccatgcacgcatgcatgcacaatcttgtATATATCGTGCTTataaaacgtatattctggtatatacaatgcatgacctgtcatttatgttcatcacgcactcgtgtcatgccatacactttTTAGGTATATACCCAGTTAACACCATGgcaggaagcgcaccatgacagtgtcatgtaaatcatgcctacatgacatgcatataacatcATTCGCATGTTAGCACCAGTCATTTatatacgtcatacagtcacatcgcgcaataataattttggtctgtatcaaacgagcgaaatggctgcgagtccaccatgagtctgggatgtaaatcatgtcatgcatgacatgcctgtcatggttttcatgtttccacTTGTAACTTATGTTCTTCTTAGAGTcgggtcccgcaataccaattttggtgtctatcaagctagcgaaacggccgcgaatggaccatgagcatggcatgtaaatcaggacatgcatggcatgcatgccatggttttcatgttaccacctcttgtTCATGTTttccatacagtcacatcgcgcacaGGTCTTTCCATACAGTCACAGCGCAGGTCTACGGATGAGAAGTATCTCGCGCCATGAatacagtcaagggcgtcgtcaattcgtGGCAGCCGATATAGGTCTTTGCGGGTCATCTTGTTCAGggcacgatagtcgacgcaaaatctccagctgccatcctccttttaggtgtgaagcatcttatagcggagttcaatacggtggtggtgatgtgcggcatgaccaccctttctgcgcatgcgcaagccctctccacacacatcctcccctctccacatcccatttcgtctccccttccccctcaccctctccacttcacctctcccctttcgCTCTCCCttcactctcccctttccctttcccctctcccatttacaccatctccctctccTCTTTatctctcctcccctcccttttgcctctctcccctccccactccactccccctctgaaacgcgggctctacatgcccaaacgctgcttcgcatcgcctcatggtcccctttagcgggagatggtgtgattttttgacAAGTACGACGGGTGACGTCCATGACATCGAGCAAGCCTCTATGAAGCCTTTTGAGAGCATCTTATTGATTTATTGTTGCATGACCTGGCGTTCGAAATTGGATACACGATATGGTCGCCGCCGTCTGAGAGGACTAGCATCACCAGTGTGTGTTTGATTACGTACGATAATCGTTTGAACTAGAGGGCGGTCATCGAAGTCGAAGATATCCCTATAGGTCGATAGAGCGTCTCGAAGTTGCGCAGCTTGGCAGGGCAGAAGATCAGTTGCAATCATTTTAGTGATTTCTTCGGGGGCGCGCTTGCTGGGCTAGCTGCAATAGAGGGCGAGCAATCTTCTGCATCTAATGCCACGATGTTACATGCATCAAGCGCTGCTTCATTGGCCAATGAACTGCCTTTCGGGAGAACTTGGGTCGAGTTACTAAAGCTGGGGAGCGGAGGCTGGACGCAGTTGTCGACGACAGTCACGAGGGTATGCGGCACAACAACATTTCGggcttctcctattggaaacgtgccgaataggacggtcgtagcaacggagCAACAGCGCGTTGCCGGGACTAATTGATGCGGCAACGAAGAATGTTTATGCTTTTCGAGCCTGCtggcacatttgtcaccgcccTGTCATAAAGGGGACGCCCTTAGCATCCATCCTTCTATCGAAGGGCACTGTGAGAGCTAAGTGTTAAAGACAAAACACGCGTTCATGTCGCTTCTGAAATGTGTTTGGCGTTACCACAGTGCGCTAAACGTCCGCCATCCATaggtcgcggaccgagaggtcatgggttcgactgctGTCGACGCAGCTTTTTCTTCTAGCTTTATTTGCCATATGTAGGGTTTCGCGGCTAtagctagccctgaaccctttagagatgaggccgagacccaaagagacacatctttactggtccaagcctcggccgcaactgtcTGCTGCCAtcagctgccgcgtgacacgagcgcacacgcgatcgtcgttgtcttctatgcgctcacagccgccgagcgcccccatactgccccctcccctcggaaaaaaGTGAGCGAAAAGGACGCGAACTTCACAAAGGTAGCCCGCGCAagtgtcctggctatccttgACCACGGTGGACTGCGCGTGGCACACAGGATCACctgccaacattgtccgtccacaAATTCTTGTAGGACCTCGTGAGCTGTCGGATGTCATAACCGCTGACTTGTGCAGCGGTTGTGCGGCTGACTTGTGGAGGCTcaccggactcgctcaggttgacgaccacgTTCATCCGCGAGAGCAGGACCACGAGAGCCCGGTGCAGCACCACACCCACCGAGCTAACGGGCACAGAGTAGTCACGGTAGACCTCCTGGCGCTGACGTTGTTGCTTGTTGCTGGTGCCGTTGTCGTAGATGTTGCGCTGTGTCGCTCGCTGTGTCTTGTTTTTCCGTTGTAGCCGCCAGGACCAGCCACGTCggggtggcggccactcctccaggtGGTAGTCGTTAAATGTTGGCGACCTCCGTTTCTTGAGCTCGTTCTGCCCGTCCGTCTTGTTCTCAGCGACCCACGCTTTgtcgccttgttgccgctgtctGTGGTTGCCTGCTATTTTACTGTTGTTGACATCTGGTTCCTTTTTGTGATCAGTGTCGGCATCCTCGGTATCTGCTTGCCGAGCCTTGCTTGAATCCCCGTCGTTGTTAGCCTCCTCCGCGTTTTTCTTGTCCTTGCCGTCAGCTGACACATCCTCGTTGGCGGCTGCCGTTGGAGCCACCTCATCAGAGGCTGCCTCTTCTTCGTCATCCTCACTCTCGGCCTTCTTACTTCCTACCTCGTTCTTTTCTTGACCCTCTGCTTCCTGACCACCATCCTTCTTAACGTTCTTCTTCAGTTCGCGTTTCGTATTTGGGGCTGTCTCGCCGCTGACGCCTCCATGCTGTGCGGTTCGTCTTCTTTGTCCACTGCATCACCATTGGCTACTCCTTCCCAGTTTCCAGTGCCGTCGTCACTTCCTGCGTTTTCCTCGTCTTCCGCTTCCTCCACGGCCGCCACTTCGCCATCCCGGGACTCCTCCGCCTCTTCGTTGCCGTCGTGGCAGTCAACGTGCGCATAAGCAACGCTCACGTCGTCCACTTCAGCGTATTTTTCTTCGCCTGCGTTCTCCGTTGCCTCCACATCACTGCGCCGCCCATCGTGGTCTCtcgttttcttccttttcttcttcttctcaaccTCACTGTTTGCGCCATTGGCTGCTCTTTCCTGGTCCGTAACGTCGTCTCGACGCGTGGCGTCTGCACACATGGCGTGCGCCGCCACGCCGACCTTGGCGACCTCCCGCTCGCCGGTCCGACACTCACCGGTCTCCTCCTCGCCGCCTCGGAAGTCACCGGCTTCGTTCCCGGAGATCTCGACCGCCGCCGTGGATTGCGCGACGTTCACGTTCTCCGGgccctcgccagcgctcgcgtcgtcgccgccttcGTCGTCGGCGCCAGGTGCCGCCGTGGCGCTCGAGCGCGCCAGAGCCTCCTTGACCTAcacgggcagcgggacgccgaagGAAGCTCCGAGGTGCTCCAGAGCGATGATGGAACGCCGCTGCTCGTCGGGGGTCATtttcccggaaaggcagaggcacacgagggtctcgaccggctgatgtagtaggaccaggtcgtagaccccgtaggcggccatgtccaggaacgcccgtttcagcgcccatagctccgcgaaggcgatatcgccgtgtCGGGGGCCGAAATCAGGAGCTGCTGGGATCCAGCGGGCGATGACCGGGCAGAACATGGCggggcggggtcctacccgttgggcgccagatgttgGGTTTCGCGGCTACAGCTAGCCCtcaaccctttagagatgaggccaagactcaaagagacacatctttactggtccaagcctcggccgcaactgtctgctgccagcagctgccgcgtgacacgagcgcataCTTATCGTCGCGTTGTCTTCTATGCGCTCagagccgccgagcgcccccatacatCTCAGGCACTTCATTTCGCTGAtgtatttccgtggcggaaatacgtcacgaaagttttggtggaccccgacatgaaacactttcatgttaaaaaattggggagggacGAAGCATCTAGATGAAGGCGCTTCATCTCCAGTAACGTGAAACGtgtggaagggcgaagcatgcagtgctgCTGTTtgcacagcaaaatcactgctaatgggcaatgagagacagaagaaatattagaCACAAAGacgcgcagtccgcttttagtgaacgtgcacgctgcgaagctttattgtttatttatttattaaactacattgcaggtcaagattcaATGCCTATATATACCGGGCGGCCCGTGAACGGTTGTACAGCGCGAGCAgttggttttttcaatcaaggaactccatagcagacgctgcctgcgtcagcgttgTCTCACACGGGCCatggcgcgttctcgttccttgcgagctggtagttcagcgttcatcgcagaaagagcgtttccatagtcaacgcgcaccgttcgctc
Protein-coding regions in this window:
- the LOC119375366 gene encoding dentin sialophosphoprotein-like; this translates as MARVKEALARSSATAAPGADDEGGDDASAGEGPENVNVAQSTAAVEISGNEAGDFRGGEEETGECRTGEREVAKVGVAAHAMCADATRRDDVTDQERAANGANSEVEKKKKRKKTRDHDGRRSDVEATENAGEEKYAEVDDVSVAYAHVDCHDGNEEAEESRDGEVAAVEEAEDEENAGSDDGTGNWEGHGGVSGETAPNTKRELKKNVKKDGGQEAEGQEKNEVGSKKAESEDDEEEAASDEVAPTAAANEDVSADGKDKKNAEEANNDGDSSKARQADTEDADTDHKKEPDVNNSKIAGNHRQRQQGDKAWVAENKTDGQNELKKRRSPTFNDYHLEEWPPPRRGWSWRLQRKNKTQRATQRNIYDNGTSNKQQRQRQEVYRDYSVPVSSVGVVLHRALVVLLSRMNVVVNLSESGEPPQVSRTTAAQVSGYDIRQLTRSYKNLWTDNVGR